The Acetivibrio saccincola genome window below encodes:
- a CDS encoding Mur ligase family protein has product MNLRLTFAIAVTKLLIFSLRILNRGGTTLPGKVAQKIYPGIIKHISKYLKIIMVTGTNGKTTTTGIISKIMDKNKIDHITNKSGANLVSGIITTLIDSVNLKGKSKCKTALIEVDEAAFNVITNDIKPDILVVTNFFKDQLDRFGKLDTILNNVKSGIEKSPEAKLILNADDPLCVSLAQKHKGEIFYYGFDENAYEGIDNPLTSDVVFCIYCMGKYEYKNRIYGHLGTFTCTSCGYSRPSSHVTCLKIDELNSSYTEMEFSIGEENYKTKINLPGLYNVYNALAAISLAHILEVTPESIINSLKSFESTFGRMETIKTDGKAIKLILVKNPAGFNQVINFLLAEPKKNQIAFLVNDKPGDGIDVSWLWDVDFEEFSKIQDDISCFYASGSRAEDMALRLKYAGIYSDKIEIIKDYEELINKGLSNTEKGNSFYILPTYTALLDIRGFLKKKFKLKEFWK; this is encoded by the coding sequence AGTTGCTCAAAAAATTTATCCGGGCATAATTAAACATATTTCAAAATACCTTAAAATAATAATGGTTACAGGAACAAATGGAAAAACCACTACAACAGGCATTATTAGTAAAATAATGGATAAAAATAAAATAGACCATATTACAAATAAATCAGGTGCAAACCTTGTAAGCGGGATAATAACCACATTAATTGACTCTGTAAATTTAAAAGGAAAAAGTAAATGCAAAACTGCACTAATTGAAGTTGATGAAGCAGCCTTTAATGTAATAACCAATGACATAAAACCGGATATTTTAGTGGTGACAAACTTTTTTAAAGACCAGTTAGACCGCTTTGGCAAGCTAGATACAATTTTAAATAATGTAAAATCAGGGATAGAAAAATCACCGGAGGCAAAGCTTATTTTAAACGCCGATGACCCTCTTTGTGTTTCATTGGCTCAAAAGCATAAGGGTGAAATATTTTACTACGGGTTTGATGAAAATGCATATGAAGGCATAGATAATCCTTTAACTTCTGATGTGGTTTTTTGTATTTATTGTATGGGTAAATATGAGTACAAAAACAGGATCTATGGGCATTTAGGTACATTTACATGTACCTCCTGCGGCTACAGCCGTCCCTCTTCCCATGTAACCTGTTTAAAAATTGATGAATTAAACAGTTCATACACAGAAATGGAGTTTTCAATAGGTGAAGAAAATTACAAGACCAAAATTAACCTGCCTGGTCTTTATAATGTATACAACGCCCTTGCAGCAATCTCCTTAGCACATATCCTGGAGGTTACACCTGAAAGCATTATAAATTCCCTTAAAAGCTTTGAAAGTACTTTTGGCAGGATGGAAACAATTAAAACTGACGGTAAAGCTATAAAATTAATTCTTGTAAAAAATCCTGCAGGATTTAACCAGGTAATTAATTTTCTTTTAGCTGAGCCAAAAAAGAACCAGATAGCCTTTTTAGTAAATGACAAACCGGGGGACGGGATAGATGTTTCCTGGCTTTGGGATGTGGATTTTGAAGAGTTTTCAAAGATTCAGGATGATATTTCATGCTTTTATGCTTCCGGAAGCAGGGCTGAAGACATGGCGCTGAGATTAAAATATGCAGGAATTTACAGTGATAAAATAGAAATTATAAAAGACTATGAAGAGCTTATTAATAAGGGGCTTTCAAATACAGAAAAGGGAAATAGTTTTTACATACTCCCCACTTATACTGCATTATTGGATATAAGGGGTTTTTTAAAGAAAAAATTTAAATTAAAGGAGTTTTGGAAGTAA
- a CDS encoding type 1 glutamine amidotransferase codes for MYNLNICHLYPDILNHYGDRGNVIALEKRCIWRGIQVNISNVSLGDAFESCEYDIIFLGGGENYEQKIVLDDLIKEKGNEIKNAINNDKVFLAICGGYQFLGKYIVTQDKRETELLGALDFWTIEGEERLVGNYVFQCDFLINEIYDGKIAGFENHSGKTYLGENVKPLGKVIKGHGNNGEDGFEGAVYKNVYCSYSHGSLLPKNPSLTDHLISTALKQKYKDFVSLQVLNDGFEIKAHNAVLKKII; via the coding sequence ATGTATAATTTAAATATCTGTCACCTTTACCCTGATATTTTAAATCATTATGGCGACCGCGGGAATGTAATAGCTTTAGAAAAGCGCTGTATTTGGAGGGGGATACAGGTAAATATCTCAAATGTATCCTTAGGTGATGCATTTGAGTCTTGTGAATATGACATAATATTTTTAGGCGGCGGGGAAAATTATGAGCAAAAAATTGTATTGGATGATTTAATAAAGGAAAAGGGAAATGAAATTAAAAACGCAATAAATAATGATAAAGTATTCCTGGCAATTTGCGGGGGGTACCAGTTTTTGGGGAAATATATTGTTACACAGGACAAAAGAGAAACAGAACTATTAGGGGCATTGGATTTTTGGACAATAGAAGGGGAAGAAAGGCTGGTGGGAAACTATGTTTTTCAATGTGATTTTTTGATAAATGAAATCTATGATGGAAAAATAGCCGGTTTTGAAAACCATTCAGGAAAAACCTATCTTGGCGAAAATGTAAAGCCTTTGGGAAAAGTCATAAAAGGACATGGCAACAATGGTGAAGACGGCTTTGAAGGGGCAGTTTATAAAAATGTATACTGCTCATATTCCCATGGAAGTCTGCTACCTAAAAACCCTTCACTTACCGACCATTTAATAAGTACTGCACTAAAACAAAAATATAAAGATTTTGTATCCCTCCAGGTTCTAAATGACGGTTTTGAGATAAAAGCCCACAACGCAGTACTAAAAAAAATCATTTAA
- a CDS encoding PRK06851 family protein → MAKGKIRRMFPGGNTSYGFFSYYDYILPQDEAERIFCIKGGPGVGKSTFMKKIGEQFLDMGYDVEFMHCSSDSDSIDGVVIPAKKTALLDGTVPHVVDPKNPGVVDEIIHLGDFWDEDGIRKNKDKIIKGNMEVKENFKRAYRYIKAAYLIYDDSSEMVRKYTDISKINKISQEFINIIFNDIEISDRVGRERKLFASAITPKGLVNYLSTVLDTDKIYCVSGKPGTGTEVFLEKIKTAATERGFDVESFYCALDPFKLEHLIIRELNISFTTSNEYHFADVEFEECIDFDEFTNKSFINELVLEENKQNFGFLLGTGIKNIVRAKSIHDDIEAYYAPNMDFEAVKLCMESTMAKIT, encoded by the coding sequence ATGGCAAAAGGCAAAATAAGGCGTATGTTTCCTGGAGGCAATACATCCTATGGTTTTTTTAGCTATTATGACTACATACTACCTCAAGACGAGGCGGAAAGGATATTTTGTATTAAAGGCGGACCAGGAGTTGGAAAATCAACTTTTATGAAAAAAATAGGGGAACAGTTTCTCGATATGGGATATGACGTGGAGTTTATGCACTGTTCAAGTGACAGTGACAGTATAGACGGGGTTGTTATACCTGCAAAAAAAACGGCGCTTTTAGATGGTACAGTGCCACATGTAGTGGATCCTAAAAATCCCGGAGTAGTGGATGAAATTATTCATTTAGGTGACTTTTGGGATGAAGATGGAATAAGGAAAAATAAAGACAAAATAATAAAAGGCAACATGGAAGTTAAAGAAAATTTTAAAAGGGCATACAGGTATATAAAAGCTGCATATTTAATTTATGATGACAGCAGTGAAATGGTAAGAAAATATACTGATATTTCTAAAATCAATAAGATAAGTCAGGAATTTATAAACATTATATTTAATGACATAGAAATATCAGATAGGGTGGGGAGAGAAAGAAAACTTTTTGCAAGCGCTATCACTCCAAAGGGACTTGTGAATTATCTTTCTACAGTATTAGATACAGATAAAATTTATTGTGTCAGCGGAAAGCCAGGTACAGGGACGGAGGTATTCCTTGAAAAAATAAAAACAGCCGCAACAGAAAGAGGATTTGATGTAGAATCTTTTTACTGCGCACTGGATCCTTTTAAACTTGAACATTTAATAATAAGGGAGCTAAATATTTCATTTACAACATCAAATGAATACCATTTTGCAGATGTTGAATTTGAAGAATGTATTGATTTTGATGAATTTACTAATAAGTCTTTCATAAATGAACTGGTACTTGAAGAAAACAAGCAGAATTTTGGTTTTTTGTTGGGGACAGGAATTAAAAATATTGTAAGGGCAAAAAGCATACATGATGATATAGAAGCTTATTATGCACCAAATATGGATTTTGAAGCTGTTAAACTGTGTATGGAATCCACCATGGCAAAAATTACATAA
- a CDS encoding YccF domain-containing protein, protein MGCLGNIIWLIFGGLVAALVWMLAGLIMCITIIGIPFGIQCFKIASFVLWPFGKEIEAGNFGIGGLFLNIIWIIFFGWEITLIHLLIGIVLCVTIIGIPFGIQHFKLAKLGFIPFGANIK, encoded by the coding sequence ATGGGATGTCTGGGTAATATTATATGGCTTATATTTGGAGGTTTGGTAGCGGCATTAGTGTGGATGCTGGCAGGGCTGATTATGTGTATAACAATTATTGGTATTCCTTTTGGAATTCAATGCTTTAAAATTGCTTCCTTTGTGCTATGGCCCTTTGGAAAAGAAATAGAAGCCGGTAATTTTGGAATAGGCGGGCTTTTTTTGAACATTATTTGGATAATTTTTTTTGGCTGGGAAATTACATTAATACATCTTCTTATTGGTATAGTATTATGCGTTACAATTATAGGAATACCTTTTGGGATTCAGCATTTTAAACTTGCTAAACTGGGATTTATACCATTTGGTGCTAATATTAAGTGA
- a CDS encoding energy-coupling factor ABC transporter ATP-binding protein, whose protein sequence is MNPIVKVNCLKHFYPDKTEVHLCGLEFLVNPGERVVILGPNGAGKTTLISHILGLLKAVDGEVEVLGMDPYKNFEKVRKYIGVVFQNVDEQIIGPTVYDDIAFTMRNDKVDKNEIDKRVREIAALLKIEDILNKIPHYLSGGQKKKVALAGAIANKPKILVMDEPFNSLDVSSKSDILFLLNKINKEFGITLIITTHDLDIVPEIADKIYLISDGKIISGEGPRELFSNVGIFEDVGLEPPILSKLFHSLREEGINVKIPVNIKEAKEQLLSVINYKKV, encoded by the coding sequence TTGAATCCTATTGTAAAGGTAAATTGTTTAAAACACTTTTATCCGGATAAAACGGAAGTTCATCTATGCGGCTTGGAGTTTTTGGTAAACCCGGGGGAGAGAGTGGTTATATTAGGTCCTAACGGGGCAGGGAAAACTACTCTTATTTCTCATATTCTTGGCTTACTAAAGGCGGTGGACGGGGAAGTTGAAGTTTTAGGAATGGATCCTTATAAAAATTTTGAGAAGGTTAGAAAGTACATAGGTGTGGTGTTTCAAAATGTGGATGAGCAGATTATAGGGCCTACGGTATATGATGATATAGCTTTTACAATGAGAAATGACAAGGTGGATAAAAATGAAATTGATAAAAGAGTAAGGGAGATAGCTGCTTTATTAAAAATAGAAGATATCTTAAATAAAATTCCCCATTATTTAAGCGGCGGGCAGAAGAAAAAAGTGGCACTGGCAGGTGCCATTGCAAACAAACCTAAAATACTGGTAATGGATGAGCCTTTTAATTCTTTGGATGTTAGTTCAAAAAGTGATATTCTGTTCCTTTTAAACAAAATAAATAAGGAGTTTGGAATAACACTTATTATAACCACCCATGATTTAGATATTGTACCGGAAATAGCAGATAAAATTTACTTAATAAGTGACGGCAAAATAATAAGCGGGGAGGGACCAAGGGAGCTTTTTAGCAATGTTGGAATTTTTGAAGATGTTGGACTTGAGCCCCCTATTTTGTCAAAACTTTTTCACAGCTTAAGAGAAGAAGGGATAAATGTGAAAATACCTGTAAACATAAAAGAGGCAAAGGAACAATTGCTAAGTGTTATAAATTATAAAAAGGTATAG
- a CDS encoding energy-coupling factor transporter transmembrane component T family protein, whose protein sequence is MHHLAEIDNISITGNSVIHNLKAVSKMIFALFILISIVVSDSIVHIGGIMLILIGILVFSRIPLKTVGVLVLYPAFFSLVFALIMMQQSFEHGLIVIFKAVGAALNMILLITTTSYVDIFRVLSLFLPKLLVDIFLFTYRALFIFIDQIENLIKSMRLRGGYRAFNIFANLKNVAGAIGVMVIHSIDMSNRMYQIFSLRGYSGGIINWHEDKKFKLLDFLYVLISIIILAGVIVF, encoded by the coding sequence ATGCATCATTTAGCAGAAATAGACAATATATCAATTACAGGAAATAGTGTGATTCATAATTTAAAAGCTGTCAGCAAAATGATTTTTGCTCTTTTTATTTTAATATCTATTGTGGTTTCTGACAGCATAGTCCACATAGGGGGGATTATGCTTATTCTTATTGGAATATTGGTATTTTCGAGAATACCTCTTAAAACTGTGGGGGTTTTAGTATTATATCCGGCTTTTTTCAGTCTGGTTTTTGCATTGATAATGATGCAGCAGTCCTTTGAGCATGGTCTGATTGTAATATTTAAGGCAGTGGGGGCGGCACTTAATATGATATTGCTTATAACAACCACATCTTATGTGGATATATTTAGGGTTTTATCTCTTTTTCTACCCAAACTTTTAGTGGATATATTTCTTTTTACATACAGAGCCTTGTTTATATTTATTGATCAAATAGAGAATTTAATTAAAAGTATGAGACTTAGAGGCGGCTACAGGGCTTTTAATATTTTTGCGAATTTAAAAAATGTAGCAGGTGCTATAGGTGTTATGGTTATACATTCAATAGATATGAGCAACCGCATGTATCAGATTTTTTCCTTAAGGGGATACAGCGGCGGGATTATAAACTGGCATGAAGATAAAAAATTCAAACTTTTAGATTTTTTGTATGTACTAATATCTATAATTATTCTAGCGGGAGTGATTGTTTTTTGA
- a CDS encoding energy-coupling factor ABC transporter permease produces the protein MSHIHISDGVISAFWGLGGYLIVGLIIFLILRKVEKTDLKKKIPMTGVVAALMIVGMSVPLGPLPVHLSLAVLSAIIAGPALGFIAIFVVNFLLAFFGHGGMTIVGLNTIIIGAEAFVGSMLFRLLSKKLTPFKSASIATAIGVIVSMTMMIGLIGITTGGYEVFLHKFLDHHHEVEHSNEGVHQKHEDGHLQQQHGGEYNEEGHDVKDVKFLFFSGWTAIVIILLLGIFTESMGTGLIVKFFNKIRPDITGESNTAVTDK, from the coding sequence ATGAGTCACATTCACATATCAGACGGAGTAATCTCTGCCTTTTGGGGATTGGGAGGTTACTTAATTGTTGGACTTATTATATTTCTTATTTTACGAAAAGTTGAGAAAACAGATTTAAAGAAAAAAATTCCTATGACAGGAGTGGTTGCAGCTTTAATGATTGTAGGAATGTCGGTACCCCTTGGTCCTCTGCCCGTTCATTTGAGCTTAGCTGTTTTGTCGGCTATTATAGCAGGACCGGCACTTGGGTTTATTGCAATATTTGTAGTAAACTTTTTACTTGCTTTTTTTGGGCATGGAGGTATGACAATTGTTGGTCTTAATACAATTATAATAGGTGCTGAAGCTTTTGTGGGAAGTATGCTGTTTAGACTTTTGTCCAAAAAATTGACTCCTTTTAAAAGTGCAAGTATTGCCACTGCAATTGGAGTAATTGTATCTATGACCATGATGATTGGCCTTATAGGCATTACTACCGGAGGGTATGAGGTTTTTTTACATAAGTTTTTAGATCACCATCATGAAGTGGAACACTCTAATGAAGGGGTGCACCAAAAACATGAGGACGGCCACTTGCAGCAGCAACATGGCGGAGAGTATAATGAAGAGGGGCATGATGTAAAAGATGTGAAATTTTTGTTTTTTTCAGGATGGACTGCTATTGTAATAATTTTATTATTGGGAATTTTTACAGAATCAATGGGAACAGGATTAATAGTAAAATTCTTTAATAAGATAAGACCTGATATAACAGGTGAATCAAATACGGCAGTGACTGATAAATAA
- a CDS encoding lysylphosphatidylglycerol synthase transmembrane domain-containing protein: MKVKRLILILIALILILPVLWSADYKLMFDNITKISLRALSVICFLQLFTILLINLQWIHLAKASGLKIKFKDIFHVNMYGTIAESITPSVKAGGEFLKAYILKDKFNVPYSKGSALIVLQKTISMIVFLFMNILATILFLYYVSHKENHFKILILSLLFLFLLIFLLVFSIINPKIMVGIASKIPFIRKKHINKLDGGLTTFKNTIKKAFKQKRVLFYQLVLSLIIWNLFPLKAYLVCVYLSIDISYIPILAITYLTYMIGMVPLLPGGLGSFEASAVLFLSSMGVAAYESLAFALIFRFVTFWFVFLASGIYVLLYKISGALSR, from the coding sequence GTGAAAGTAAAAAGGTTAATTCTTATACTGATAGCTTTAATCCTGATTTTGCCGGTACTCTGGTCAGCTGATTATAAACTTATGTTTGATAATATTACCAAAATAAGCTTAAGAGCACTGAGTGTTATTTGCTTTCTTCAGCTTTTCACAATACTTTTAATTAATTTACAGTGGATACACTTAGCTAAAGCGTCAGGATTAAAAATCAAATTTAAAGATATTTTCCATGTAAATATGTACGGTACCATAGCAGAATCAATAACCCCGTCTGTTAAAGCAGGCGGGGAGTTTTTAAAAGCGTACATTTTAAAGGATAAATTTAATGTACCTTATAGCAAAGGCTCTGCTTTAATTGTTTTACAAAAAACAATAAGTATGATTGTTTTTCTGTTTATGAACATTTTGGCAACTATTTTATTTTTATATTATGTAAGCCATAAAGAGAACCATTTTAAAATATTAATTTTATCCTTGCTTTTTCTTTTTCTATTGATTTTTTTGTTGGTATTTTCAATAATAAATCCAAAGATAATGGTTGGTATAGCTTCTAAAATACCTTTTATAAGAAAAAAACATATTAATAAGCTGGATGGCGGACTTACAACTTTTAAAAATACAATAAAAAAGGCTTTTAAGCAAAAGAGGGTTCTTTTTTATCAATTGGTACTGTCATTAATTATATGGAACTTGTTTCCTTTAAAAGCTTATCTGGTTTGTGTTTATTTATCAATTGATATAAGCTATATTCCCATTTTGGCCATAACTTATTTAACATACATGATAGGGATGGTACCCCTTTTGCCGGGAGGACTTGGAAGCTTTGAAGCATCTGCGGTTTTGTTTTTATCTTCTATGGGTGTTGCAGCTTATGAATCTTTGGCTTTTGCCCTTATTTTCAGGTTTGTAACTTTCTGGTTTGTATTTTTAGCAAGCGGTATTTATGTACTGCTGTACAAAATATCAGGTGCATTATCCCGTTGA
- a CDS encoding nicotianamine synthase family protein yields MKLIPFMTKELEKIFSKSTVLMKLYSAYYKKIVKKEVELAGIDNNDSVLFIGGGSIPCTALQMASMTGARVMIIDVDPVAVEGANKIISKLNLSHRVKARLISGQKINAGDFSVIHIARQAMPHDEIMENITNKLSDDTRILLRSNLFCFEKLRKIHVDNCKYIYIQQIKQGFLGLKSTFMFTIKKDRRSESESKKVNSYTDSFNPDFAGTLVS; encoded by the coding sequence ATGAAATTAATACCCTTTATGACTAAAGAACTGGAAAAGATATTTTCAAAAAGCACTGTATTAATGAAATTATACAGCGCTTATTATAAAAAAATTGTAAAAAAAGAAGTGGAGCTGGCAGGGATTGATAACAATGATTCAGTACTTTTTATAGGTGGGGGGTCAATTCCGTGTACAGCCTTGCAAATGGCTTCTATGACAGGGGCAAGGGTGATGATAATTGATGTGGACCCTGTTGCAGTTGAGGGGGCAAATAAAATTATTTCAAAACTTAATCTTTCCCATCGTGTTAAAGCCCGGCTGATATCCGGACAGAAAATAAATGCCGGTGATTTTTCGGTAATTCATATTGCCCGTCAGGCAATGCCCCATGATGAGATAATGGAAAACATTACAAACAAACTTTCAGATGATACCAGGATACTTTTAAGAAGCAATTTGTTTTGCTTTGAAAAGCTGAGAAAAATCCATGTTGATAACTGTAAATATATATATATACAGCAAATTAAACAGGGATTCTTGGGATTAAAATCTACTTTTATGTTTACCATTAAGAAAGACAGGAGAAGTGAAAGTGAAAGTAAAAAGGTTAATTCTTATACTGATAGCTTTAATCCTGATTTTGCCGGTACTCTGGTCAGCTGA
- a CDS encoding ferrous iron transporter B, translating into MSCHSEKKSNAAFDNELKVLLMGNPNVGKSVIFSKLTGMNVIASNYTGTTVSFTKGEININGRKATLIDVPGVYSLKSTSKAEEVAVSILENENADAIICVIDATNLERNLYLALELKEKNIPMVFAVNLSDVAANQGIEIDIEALEEELAAPVIPTIAIRNKGLREILNKVSEAIYSNKKTDEEREKLTEDELWKRSEDIAKKVQKIRESDPTFLEKMGDLMLKPFPGIPIAFLVIALMLGVVVGGGKALRGGILLPIINNLYAPFVKSLVSKFVSEGILYNILVGEFGVLIKGIEWPFALVLPYVFLFYVALSFLEDSGYLPRLGVLVDGILKRIGLNGGNIIPIIMGYGCAVPAILGSRAATTKKERIIIASIVSLSVPCVAQTGAFISLLGEQSVLALIAVYLISFFAMFVSGVIAKKLIPGKSDPILLEIPNLLMPDIKALLKKISIRTKHFMIEAEIPMVIAIVFAALVVETGVLNAAAGFIEPFVGGWLGLPKEATLGLILGVLRREFAVLPLLELNLSTIQLLVASVVALFYLPCLSVFAVLIKEFGVKTALIISSFTFVTALVVGGLINQISNIISLLL; encoded by the coding sequence ATGAGTTGTCATTCAGAAAAAAAATCAAATGCAGCTTTTGATAATGAGTTAAAAGTATTGCTTATGGGGAATCCCAATGTGGGGAAAAGTGTTATATTTTCAAAACTTACAGGAATGAATGTTATAGCATCGAACTATACAGGAACTACCGTCAGTTTTACAAAAGGTGAAATAAATATTAACGGCAGGAAAGCAACTTTAATTGACGTTCCTGGGGTTTATTCATTAAAATCCACTTCTAAAGCTGAAGAAGTGGCGGTAAGTATCCTTGAAAATGAAAATGCAGATGCAATTATCTGTGTTATAGATGCAACAAATTTAGAAAGAAATTTATACCTTGCATTAGAGTTAAAGGAGAAAAATATCCCAATGGTTTTTGCCGTTAACTTAAGTGATGTTGCTGCAAACCAGGGCATAGAAATAGATATTGAGGCTTTAGAAGAGGAACTTGCTGCCCCTGTTATCCCTACTATAGCTATAAGAAATAAGGGGCTTAGGGAGATATTAAATAAAGTATCAGAAGCTATTTACTCCAATAAAAAAACAGATGAAGAAAGAGAAAAGCTTACTGAAGATGAGCTGTGGAAAAGGTCCGAGGATATAGCTAAAAAGGTACAAAAAATAAGAGAGTCTGACCCTACTTTTTTAGAAAAAATGGGAGATCTTATGCTAAAGCCTTTTCCGGGAATACCCATTGCATTTTTGGTTATAGCACTAATGTTAGGTGTAGTAGTTGGAGGGGGAAAAGCCTTAAGAGGCGGGATACTTCTTCCAATTATAAATAATTTATATGCCCCCTTTGTGAAATCTTTAGTTTCAAAATTTGTCTCTGAAGGAATATTGTACAATATTCTGGTAGGTGAATTCGGGGTATTGATAAAAGGTATAGAGTGGCCGTTTGCCCTTGTACTTCCTTACGTATTTTTGTTTTATGTTGCTCTTTCTTTCTTAGAGGACAGCGGCTACTTGCCAAGGTTAGGGGTACTCGTGGATGGTATTTTAAAAAGAATAGGGCTAAATGGTGGAAATATCATCCCGATAATTATGGGATATGGATGTGCAGTGCCGGCTATTTTAGGGAGCAGGGCTGCAACAACTAAAAAAGAAAGAATCATAATAGCTTCTATTGTTTCCCTTTCAGTCCCATGTGTTGCACAGACAGGTGCATTTATATCTCTTTTAGGTGAGCAGTCTGTTTTGGCTTTAATAGCTGTGTATTTAATTTCATTCTTTGCCATGTTTGTAAGCGGGGTTATTGCTAAAAAACTAATTCCGGGAAAATCCGACCCTATACTTTTGGAAATACCAAACCTTTTAATGCCGGATATTAAGGCACTGTTAAAGAAAATATCCATCAGGACAAAACATTTTATGATTGAAGCTGAAATACCTATGGTGATAGCAATAGTTTTTGCGGCTTTGGTAGTTGAAACAGGTGTTTTAAATGCAGCAGCAGGTTTCATTGAACCATTTGTGGGAGGATGGCTGGGTTTACCAAAGGAAGCTACTTTAGGACTGATTTTGGGAGTTTTAAGAAGGGAATTTGCAGTTTTGCCATTACTTGAACTAAATCTTTCTACCATACAGCTTTTGGTAGCATCAGTTGTAGCGCTTTTTTACCTCCCGTGTCTGTCTGTTTTTGCTGTATTAATAAAGGAGTTTGGTGTTAAAACCGCCCTTATAATAAGCAGTTTTACATTTGTTACAGCCCTTGTTGTTGGCGGATTGATTAATCAGATTTCAAATATAATAAGTTTATTATTGTAA
- a CDS encoding FeoA family protein, with translation MNTVVLCDIKEPTKCVIKKLPEIGLLKSMGFREGTVITSMTRQPFGGPVVVRLGKRNVALSRDIAKKIEVKYVS, from the coding sequence ATGAATACAGTAGTGCTATGCGATATTAAAGAGCCAACTAAATGTGTTATAAAAAAACTACCTGAAATCGGATTATTAAAATCAATGGGTTTTAGAGAAGGGACGGTAATAACTTCAATGACAAGACAGCCTTTTGGAGGTCCTGTAGTGGTAAGACTTGGCAAAAGAAATGTTGCCCTTTCAAGGGATATAGCAAAAAAAATTGAAGTTAAATATGTAAGCTAA
- a CDS encoding ATP-binding cassette domain-containing protein — protein MNIIKLKNVNLKYGSGSNSVDALKNMNLSIDKGQVVAITGASGSGKSTLLNVMSGLDKPNYICINIFYNSFSYCN, from the coding sequence ATGAATATTATTAAACTTAAAAACGTAAATTTGAAGTATGGCAGTGGAAGTAACAGTGTTGATGCATTAAAAAATATGAATTTATCAATAGATAAAGGGCAAGTGGTGGCTATTACCGGAGCATCAGGATCAGGAAAAAGTACACTGCTTAATGTAATGAGTGGTTTAGACAAACCCAATTATATTTGCATTAATATTTTTTATAACAGTTTCAGTTACTGCAATTAA
- a CDS encoding FtsX-like permease family protein has product MRIQLREKEYAMLRAIGLMPSSLKHIIVYEITILTTVGLLLGYILSIVSTKILHSYFSVMIGNYMYQIPFIILLPISVFIVLVLGLSCIPLIKRINNIQVIRVLNSI; this is encoded by the coding sequence ATGAGAATACAATTGAGAGAAAAAGAATATGCCATGTTAAGAGCTATAGGTTTAATGCCTTCAAGTTTAAAACATATAATAGTATATGAAATAACCATACTTACAACAGTAGGATTACTGCTGGGATATATTTTGTCCATTGTATCTACTAAGATTCTCCATAGCTATTTTAGTGTAATGATTGGTAATTATATGTATCAAATTCCATTTATAATTTTGCTGCCAATAAGTGTTTTCATAGTTTTGGTTCTTGGCTTATCATGTATACCTTTAATTAAAAGAATTAATAATATACAGGTTATAAGGGTTCTAAACAGTATTTAA